From Brucella pseudogrignonensis, a single genomic window includes:
- the ctrA gene encoding response regulator transcription factor CtrA, whose product MRVLLIEDDSAIAQSIELMLKSESFNVYTTDLGEEGIDLGKLYDYDIILLDLNLPDMSGYEVLRTLRLSKVKTPILILSGMAGIEDKVRGLGFGADDYMTKPFHKDELIARIHAIVRRSKGHAQSVITTGDLIVNLDAKTVEVGGQRVHLTGKEYQMLELLSLRKGTTLTKEMFLNHLYGGMDEPELKIIDVFICKLRKKLDAVSGSQSYIETVWGRGYVLREPDGTELREIA is encoded by the coding sequence ATGCGCGTCCTTTTGATTGAAGACGACAGTGCTATCGCACAAAGCATTGAACTGATGCTTAAGTCCGAGAGCTTCAATGTCTACACCACCGATCTGGGTGAAGAAGGCATCGATCTCGGCAAGCTTTATGATTATGACATCATCTTGCTGGACCTGAACTTGCCGGACATGTCCGGTTATGAAGTTCTGCGTACTCTGCGCCTTTCAAAGGTTAAGACGCCAATCCTCATCCTTTCCGGCATGGCTGGCATTGAAGATAAGGTTCGTGGTCTCGGCTTTGGTGCAGATGACTACATGACGAAGCCGTTCCACAAGGACGAGCTCATTGCCCGTATTCATGCGATTGTTCGTCGTTCCAAGGGGCATGCCCAGTCGGTCATCACCACCGGCGATTTGATTGTTAACCTCGACGCGAAAACCGTTGAAGTTGGTGGTCAGCGCGTACACCTGACCGGCAAAGAATATCAGATGCTTGAGCTTCTTTCGCTCCGTAAGGGCACAACGCTCACCAAGGAAATGTTCCTCAACCACCTTTACGGCGGTATGGACGAGCCTGAGCTGAAGATTATCGACGTGTTTATCTGCAAGCTGCGCAAGAAGCTCGATGCCGTTTCGGGCAGCCAGAGCTATATCGAAACCGTTTGGGGTCGCGGCTATGTGCTGCGTGAGCCAGATGGCA
- a CDS encoding flagellar export protein FliJ: MKPRESLVRLKLFQVKEKRRQLGQLDLMMGEFERMAGELDAQILSEEKKAGITDINHFAYPTFAKAARQRRDNLFGSIRDLMQQKEAAEAELVVAEADLAKAEALEERDGVKAPREIVERPLNQRRAMIG; encoded by the coding sequence ATGAAGCCACGTGAAAGCCTCGTCAGGCTGAAATTGTTCCAGGTGAAGGAAAAGCGCCGCCAACTGGGCCAACTGGACCTGATGATGGGTGAGTTCGAACGGATGGCCGGAGAGCTCGACGCCCAGATTCTATCGGAAGAAAAGAAGGCAGGTATCACTGACATCAATCATTTCGCTTATCCGACCTTTGCGAAAGCTGCACGCCAGCGTCGCGACAATCTGTTTGGCTCGATTCGCGATTTGATGCAGCAGAAGGAAGCCGCCGAAGCTGAACTCGTTGTCGCCGAAGCGGATCTCGCGAAAGCAGAAGCGCTGGAAGAGCGTGACGGCGTCAAGGCACCGCGCGAAATCGTTGAGCGCCCGCTCAACCAGCGTCGCGCGATGATCGGTTAA
- a CDS encoding YafY family protein, with the protein MKTLRLFSLLDRLRSASAPVSAEALAELMEVSPRTIYRDMATLQAMGAPIRGESGLGYQLEKGYFLPPLHFDADELEAIMLGVRLVVARGDQELSAAAQRVSGKLSATMQSGAGDRYKNLPLRAVSKMTEEHSKANLHLSFLRRAVRDRVIVKIDYLDLRDKATERSVRPLGLTMFDAVWLLTGWCESRNDFRNFRLDRITNVVSDGQVFRHQKGQRFEDYLLTL; encoded by the coding sequence ATGAAAACTCTGCGGCTTTTTTCTTTGCTCGATAGACTTCGTTCTGCGTCCGCGCCTGTTTCGGCGGAGGCGCTTGCGGAGCTCATGGAGGTTTCGCCCCGCACGATTTATCGCGATATGGCGACTTTGCAGGCCATGGGTGCGCCGATCAGAGGCGAGTCGGGCTTAGGGTATCAGCTTGAGAAGGGCTATTTTCTGCCGCCACTGCACTTCGATGCCGATGAGCTGGAAGCGATTATGCTTGGGGTGAGGCTGGTTGTGGCAAGAGGTGATCAAGAATTGTCCGCTGCAGCGCAGCGTGTGTCGGGCAAGCTCAGCGCCACGATGCAGTCGGGTGCGGGGGATCGATATAAAAATCTTCCGCTCAGAGCTGTATCAAAAATGACTGAGGAACATAGCAAGGCGAACCTGCATCTATCATTTCTGAGGCGGGCGGTTCGAGATCGCGTCATCGTGAAAATTGACTATCTGGACCTTCGGGACAAAGCCACTGAACGCAGCGTAAGGCCGCTCGGGTTGACGATGTTTGATGCCGTGTGGCTGTTGACCGGATGGTGTGAAAGTCGCAATGATTTCCGCAACTTCCGACTTGATCGCATCACCAATGTTGTGAGCGATGGGCAAGTATTCCGGCATCAGAAAGGTCAGCGTTTCGAGGACTATCTGCTGACGCTTTAA
- a CDS encoding AbrB family transcriptional regulator, producing MQKPVLPGQEKARDRFTISHKPKPVQWGLLLVASAIFIYIGERLGLPAAFLLGAMLGAIVLASRESAIKVHTHFSLLAQAIVGLLIARAMTQEFFSNMGQHLPIILLSTGFTLLASTTVGYLLARFRVLPGTTAVWGVSPGAATAIVLMAESFGADARLIAFMQYLRVVLVATAASLVVMFTTDVEIAAPAAIEWFPDIRWHTLGPTLALIVCGAFLGQLSRIPTGAMLVPLALGALLQDIGLMTIDLPPWLLAGSYIFIGWRIGLGFTRGIIAHAARAFPAVLGSTLILIAVCGLFGMALGHVLGLDPLTAYLATSPGGADTVAIIAASSHVDLPFIIAMQTSRFFIVLLAGPAIARFVASRIAKRQK from the coding sequence ATGCAGAAACCCGTCCTCCCCGGGCAAGAAAAGGCCCGCGATAGATTCACGATCAGTCACAAACCAAAGCCAGTCCAATGGGGCTTGCTGCTGGTTGCGTCTGCAATTTTCATCTATATCGGCGAACGGCTTGGGCTACCGGCCGCATTCCTCTTGGGAGCGATGCTCGGCGCGATTGTTCTGGCATCACGCGAAAGCGCGATTAAGGTTCATACCCATTTCTCGCTGCTTGCGCAGGCAATTGTCGGCCTGCTGATTGCGCGCGCCATGACGCAGGAATTTTTCAGCAATATGGGGCAGCATCTGCCGATCATCCTGCTGTCGACCGGCTTCACGCTGCTCGCCAGCACGACGGTCGGTTATCTTCTGGCAAGGTTCCGCGTTTTACCGGGAACAACCGCCGTTTGGGGTGTCTCTCCGGGAGCAGCCACCGCAATCGTATTGATGGCTGAATCTTTCGGTGCAGACGCGCGACTGATCGCCTTCATGCAATATCTGCGTGTTGTTCTCGTTGCGACTGCCGCCTCGCTCGTCGTGATGTTTACAACCGATGTCGAAATTGCGGCTCCAGCCGCCATAGAATGGTTTCCAGACATTCGCTGGCACACACTTGGCCCAACACTCGCCCTGATCGTCTGCGGTGCCTTTTTAGGGCAATTATCACGCATTCCAACCGGAGCCATGCTCGTACCGCTCGCTTTGGGCGCATTGCTGCAAGATATCGGCCTGATGACCATCGACCTGCCGCCATGGCTGCTGGCAGGCAGCTATATTTTCATAGGTTGGCGCATCGGTCTTGGCTTTACGCGTGGCATCATTGCACATGCGGCCCGCGCCTTTCCGGCCGTGCTCGGATCGACGCTTATTCTGATTGCCGTCTGCGGATTGTTCGGCATGGCGCTCGGCCATGTGCTCGGTCTTGATCCACTCACCGCTTATCTGGCCACAAGCCCCGGCGGGGCCGATACGGTGGCGATTATCGCAGCATCAAGCCATGTCGATCTACCATTTATCATCGCCATGCAAACAAGCCGCTTTTTCATCGTACTGCTTGCTGGTCCGGCAATCGCCCGCTTCGTTGCGTCACGCATTGCGAAACGACAGAAATAA
- a CDS encoding DegT/DnrJ/EryC1/StrS aminotransferase family protein gives MQFIDLGAQRARIEDRLNAAVTKVVAEGRYILGPEVAEFEKKLGEYLGVEHVIACANGTDALQMPLMARGIGPGHAVFVPSFTFAATAEVVALVGAEPVFVDVDADSYNMNVEQLEAAIAAIRKEGRLEPKAIIPVDLFGLAADYNRITAIAEREGLFIIEDAAQSVGGKRDNVMCGAFGHVGATSFYPAKPLGCYGDGGAMFTNDAELADTLRSVLFHGKGETQYDNVRIGLNSRLDTIQAAILLEKMAILEDEMEARDRIAKRYNELLKDVVKVPGLPAGNRSAWAQYSIESENRDGLKAHLQAAGIPSVIYYVKPLHLQTAYKHYPIAPGGLPVSEALPARILSLPMHPYLSEEDQDKIIGAIRGFHGK, from the coding sequence CGGTCCTGAAGTTGCGGAGTTCGAAAAAAAGCTCGGTGAATATCTGGGCGTTGAGCATGTGATTGCCTGTGCCAACGGTACTGACGCTTTGCAGATGCCTTTGATGGCACGCGGCATTGGTCCGGGTCATGCGGTGTTTGTGCCGTCGTTCACATTCGCTGCGACTGCTGAAGTTGTTGCGCTTGTTGGTGCAGAGCCGGTTTTCGTTGACGTCGATGCCGACAGCTACAACATGAATGTCGAGCAGCTCGAAGCGGCGATTGCGGCGATCCGCAAGGAAGGCCGTCTTGAGCCAAAGGCAATCATTCCTGTCGATCTGTTTGGTCTTGCTGCTGATTACAATCGCATTACTGCGATTGCGGAGCGCGAAGGCCTGTTCATCATTGAAGATGCGGCGCAGTCGGTTGGTGGCAAGCGTGACAATGTCATGTGTGGTGCTTTCGGCCACGTTGGTGCGACAAGCTTCTATCCCGCCAAGCCGCTCGGCTGCTATGGCGATGGCGGTGCAATGTTCACCAATGATGCCGAACTCGCTGATACGCTGCGCTCAGTGCTGTTTCACGGCAAGGGCGAAACGCAGTACGACAATGTTCGCATTGGTCTCAACTCGCGTCTTGATACCATTCAGGCCGCTATTCTTCTGGAAAAGATGGCGATCCTTGAAGACGAAATGGAAGCGCGTGACCGTATTGCCAAGCGCTATAATGAGCTGCTCAAGGACGTCGTCAAGGTTCCGGGTCTGCCTGCTGGCAACCGTTCGGCCTGGGCACAGTATTCGATTGAAAGCGAAAACCGCGATGGTCTGAAGGCGCATCTTCAGGCGGCTGGTATTCCATCGGTTATTTACTACGTAAAGCCGCTGCATTTGCAGACTGCTTACAAGCATTATCCGATTGCACCGGGTGGTCTGCCTGTTTCGGAAGCGCTGCCTGCGCGTATTCTGAGCCTGCCAATGCATCCTTATCTTTCGGAAGAAGATCAGGACAAGATCATTGGCGCGATCCGTGGTTTCCACGGCAAATAA